The following are encoded in a window of Kitasatospora sp. NBC_01250 genomic DNA:
- a CDS encoding magnesium transporter MgtE N-terminal domain-containing protein, whose product MAAHGSRVFISHLTGVAVFDPNGDQVGRVRDVVVSLRIGGRPPRVLGLVVEVIGRRRIFLPMTRVTSLESGQVLTTGVVNMRRFEQRQTETLVLAELLDRRVTETASGDEVTVLDVAMVQTRLREWEITKVFVQRGRSSRLRKNRGEALTLDWSAVTGFTLTEEGQGAANLLATFEQLRPADLANVLHHLSAKRRGEVAAALDDERLADVLEELPEDDQVEILGKLQDERAADVLEAMDPDDAADLLSELPGDEAERLLQLMEPEEAAPVRRLLSYEEDTAGGLMTTEPIVLEPDATVAEALARVRVADHKPALAAQIYVCRPPNETPTGKYLGIVHFQRLLREPPYTLVGSIVDGDLDPLPPDTPLPLVTSYLATYNMVAAPVVDEADHLLGAVTVDDVLDHLLPEDWREAALHGGEVHRSTEQESEEPGGH is encoded by the coding sequence TTGGCAGCGCACGGCAGTCGGGTCTTCATCTCCCACCTGACCGGAGTCGCCGTTTTCGATCCCAACGGCGACCAGGTCGGCCGGGTGCGCGACGTGGTCGTCTCGCTGCGGATCGGCGGCCGCCCGCCCCGGGTGCTCGGTCTGGTGGTCGAGGTGATCGGACGGCGCCGGATCTTCCTGCCGATGACCCGGGTGACCAGCCTGGAGTCCGGCCAGGTACTGACCACCGGGGTGGTCAATATGCGCCGCTTCGAGCAGCGCCAGACCGAGACCCTGGTGCTGGCCGAGCTGCTGGACCGCCGCGTCACCGAGACCGCCTCCGGCGACGAGGTGACCGTGCTGGACGTGGCCATGGTGCAGACCCGGCTGCGCGAGTGGGAGATCACCAAGGTCTTCGTGCAGCGCGGCAGGAGCAGCCGGCTGCGCAAGAACCGCGGCGAGGCGCTCACCCTGGACTGGTCCGCCGTCACCGGGTTCACGCTCACCGAGGAGGGCCAGGGCGCGGCCAACCTGCTGGCCACCTTCGAGCAGCTGCGCCCGGCCGACCTGGCCAACGTGCTGCACCACCTGTCGGCCAAGCGCCGCGGCGAGGTGGCCGCCGCGCTGGACGACGAGCGGCTCGCGGACGTGCTGGAGGAGCTGCCCGAGGACGACCAGGTGGAGATCCTCGGCAAGCTGCAGGACGAGCGGGCCGCCGACGTGCTGGAGGCGATGGACCCGGACGACGCCGCCGACCTGCTCTCCGAGCTGCCCGGTGACGAGGCCGAACGCCTGCTCCAGCTGATGGAGCCGGAGGAGGCGGCCCCGGTGCGCCGGCTGCTCTCCTACGAGGAGGACACCGCGGGCGGTCTGATGACCACCGAGCCGATCGTGCTGGAGCCGGACGCCACGGTGGCCGAGGCGCTGGCCCGGGTGCGCGTCGCGGACCACAAGCCGGCGCTGGCGGCGCAGATCTACGTCTGCCGGCCGCCGAACGAGACGCCGACCGGCAAGTACCTGGGTATCGTCCACTTCCAGCGGCTGCTGCGCGAGCCGCCGTACACGCTGGTCGGCTCCATCGTGGACGGCGACCTGGACCCGCTGCCGCCGGACACCCCGCTCCCGCTGGTCACCAGCTACCTGGCCACCTACAACATGGTCGCGGCACCGGTGGTCGACGAGGCGGACCACCTGCTCGGCGCGGTCACCGTGGACGACGTCCTGGACCACCTGCTGCCCGAGGACTGGCGCGAGGCAGCGCTGCACGGCGGCGAGGTGCACCGCAGCACCGAGCAGGAGAGCGAGGAACCTGGTGGACACTGA
- a CDS encoding DUF1003 domain-containing protein, with the protein MDTDRKHRREGREEPARQRLQGELRDLRQLRELRAREGSRSQTVHGTSVRSRLDQPRTASPGLFSLPAYDPEAFGKLSERIARFLGTGRFIVWMTVVIIIWVLWNTILPPAVHFDNYPFIFLTLVLSLQASYAAPLILLAQNRQDDRDRVNMEQDRARSDRNIADTEYLAREVASLRQGLGEVATRDFIRSELQSLLKELDERRDGVEVA; encoded by the coding sequence GTGGACACTGACCGCAAGCACCGCCGGGAGGGCCGCGAGGAGCCGGCCCGCCAGCGCCTGCAGGGCGAGCTGCGCGACCTGCGGCAGCTGCGCGAGCTGCGCGCCCGCGAGGGCAGCCGCAGCCAGACCGTGCACGGCACCTCGGTGCGCTCCCGGCTGGACCAGCCGCGCACCGCGAGCCCGGGCCTCTTCTCGCTGCCCGCCTACGATCCGGAGGCCTTCGGCAAGCTCTCCGAGCGGATCGCCCGGTTCCTGGGGACCGGCCGGTTCATCGTCTGGATGACGGTGGTGATCATCATCTGGGTGCTCTGGAACACGATCCTGCCCCCCGCCGTCCACTTCGACAACTACCCCTTCATCTTCCTCACCCTGGTGCTGTCCCTGCAGGCCTCCTACGCCGCGCCGCTGATCCTGCTGGCCCAGAACCGCCAGGACGACCGGGACCGGGTCAACATGGAGCAGGACCGGGCCCGCAGCGACCGCAACATCGCCGACACCGAGTACCTGGCCCGCGAGGTGGCCTCGCTGCGCCAGGGGCTGGGCGAGGTGGCCACCCGGGACTTCATCCGGTCCGAGCTGCAGAGCCTGCTCAAGGAGTTGGACGAGCGCCGCGACGGGGTGGAAGTGGCCTGA